The following are encoded together in the Mugil cephalus isolate CIBA_MC_2020 chromosome 18, CIBA_Mcephalus_1.1, whole genome shotgun sequence genome:
- the LOC125024454 gene encoding TLC domain-containing protein 4-B-like → MDPFSQLIFAISVTSFLTFQWLFHRVSPWMSTRISPGFLGLSDKQKVEWNSRTVSTFHALLVGIFCLHILFFDDPVNEDPVWGDPTLVKTNVAITTGYLISDLLLIFYYWKAIGDKFFVVHHLAALYAYYYVLGQGMLPYFANFRLLAEFSTPCVNQRWFFEVLGYPKSSRPNMANGVAMAVVFFMVRIAVMPVYYSRMYAVYGTDAYYLVPWGGRVAWICSSICLDVMNIMWMHKIARGCYKVLRSARRSKAGTPQENGKTD, encoded by the exons ATGGACCCATTCAGCCAGCTCATCTTCGCCATCTCGGTGACCAGCTTCCTCACCTTCCAGTGGCTCTTCCACAGAGTCAGCCCCTGGATGTCCACGCGCATCAGCCCGGGCTTCCTTGGCCTCAGCGACAAGCAGAAGGTGGAATGGAACTCAAG gaCGGTGTCGACGTTTCACGCACTATTGGTGGGAatattttgtctccacatccTGTTCTTCGATGACCCCGTCAATGAAGACCCAGTCTG GGGCGATCCTACACTGGTGAAGACTAATGTTGCCATCACAACAGGCTACCTCATATCTG ATCTGCTGCTAATATTTTACTATTGGAAGGCGATAGGCGACAAGTTTTTTGTAGTTCATCATCTGGCAGCGTTGTATGCTTACTACTATGTACTG GGCCAAGGAATGTTGCCTTATTTTGCTAACTTCCGTCTGCTTGCTGAGTTTTCTACACCATGTGTGAATCAGCG ctgGTTCTTTGAGGTCCTAGGTTATCCCAAGTCCTCGCGGCCCAACATGGCAAACGGTGTGGCCATGGCAGTAGTCTTTTTCATGGTCCGCATCGCCGTCATGCCAGTCTACTACAGTCGTATGTACGCAGTCTACGGCACTGATGCTTACTACCTGGTGCCCTGGGGCGGCCGTGTAGCCTGGATCTGCTCCAGTATCTGCTTGGACGTAATGAACATCATGTGGATGCATAAAATTGCCCGCGGTTGCTACAAAGTGCTGCGCTCGGCACGGCGGAGCAAAGCTGGCACACCTCAGGAGAATGGGAAGACGGATTAA